In Clostridium swellfunianum, a genomic segment contains:
- a CDS encoding signal peptidase I, with amino-acid sequence MKLTIKLINNLLFGLLILLFLGSLYSLINNRENKSYVPSIFGYKMMTVLSGSMDPGIKAGDVIFAKSIDADSVKIGDVITYKTENNDLITHRVTNVKIENKNVYFVTKGDSNNVEDSKPVPYSNVVGILAFRIPYGGWVLEFVNSKVGIVLFIFIPIFILIFGEVKTILSELKKQSAAE; translated from the coding sequence GTGAAATTAACAATCAAATTGATAAATAATTTGTTATTTGGACTTTTAATACTACTATTTTTAGGATCTCTTTATTCCTTAATAAATAACAGAGAAAATAAATCTTATGTGCCTTCAATATTTGGATATAAAATGATGACTGTCTTAAGTGGTAGCATGGATCCAGGGATAAAGGCTGGAGATGTTATTTTTGCTAAAAGCATAGATGCGGATTCAGTAAAAATAGGAGATGTTATAACATATAAAACTGAAAATAATGACTTAATTACACATAGAGTAACAAACGTAAAAATAGAAAATAAAAATGTTTATTTTGTTACCAAAGGTGATTCCAATAATGTTGAGGACTCAAAGCCGGTGCCATATAGCAACGTAGTTGGTATTTTAGCGTTCAGAATTCCTTATGGTGGATGGGTTCTAGAATTTGTTAATAGTAAGGTTGGAATTGTACTATTCATATTCATTCCTATTTTTATACTTATATTTGGTGAGGTTAAAACCATATTATCAGAGCTTAAAAAACAAAGTGCAGCTGAGTAA
- a CDS encoding SHOCT-like domain-containing protein, producing the protein MKEEVKRILKMVEEGKINSDKATELIEALNKTTAVSEMPVSSNLDRMLRIKVLSHDKDNVNVNVPVRFLKAVGSSIKNVPGLKENGVDIDIKTIMDAIDSGLEGKIVDIQTADGDIVDISIE; encoded by the coding sequence ATGAAAGAAGAAGTTAAAAGAATTTTAAAGATGGTTGAAGAGGGGAAAATTAATTCTGATAAGGCTACAGAGCTTATTGAGGCACTAAATAAGACTACTGCTGTTTCAGAGATGCCAGTATCAAGCAACTTGGATAGGATGCTGAGAATTAAGGTGTTATCCCATGACAAAGACAACGTAAATGTAAATGTACCAGTAAGATTTTTAAAAGCTGTTGGCAGCTCAATCAAAAATGTACCAGGGCTAAAGGAAAATGGGGTGGACATAGACATAAAAACAATTATGGATGCTATAGATTCTGGTCTTGAAGGCAAGATTGTTGATATTCAAACCGCTGATGGAGATATAGTAGACATTTCAATTGAGTAG
- a CDS encoding MazG-like family protein — MRNDEFNIMSSVKVIEQYKARLLTIIGDFFTLLTKGSNVAQDAILDCISKAIIILYLLADRLGYSHTAVDESMKKNLREGLSEEDKYDNDLRRLYTHLKERQ; from the coding sequence GTGAGGAACGATGAGTTTAATATAATGTCAAGCGTTAAGGTAATTGAACAATATAAAGCAAGACTACTTACAATAATAGGCGATTTTTTCACTCTTTTAACAAAAGGAAGCAATGTTGCTCAAGATGCGATATTAGATTGCATTTCCAAGGCAATAATAATACTATACTTACTTGCAGATAGATTAGGTTACTCTCACACTGCAGTGGATGAAAGCATGAAGAAAAATTTAAGGGAAGGTCTGAGTGAAGAAGACAAATATGATAATGATTTGAGAAGATTATATACTCACTTAAAAGAAAGGCAATAG
- a CDS encoding ABC transporter permease, with amino-acid sequence MRRLRTIYAVFLKDLTQMLRYPSWFIQLIIWPLIFPLLYIMSAIGLSGPDMSGIEAFKNATGTGSYAGFIVVGTMAWMWVNTTMWSFGTYLREEQTRGTLESNWLCPINKFDLLIGGGLVSVFQAVFISLVSVIEYRFIYGIHFTGSILQWVFIFIIMMPGVYGLGALFASIILWLKEANAAVNVARGVMMILCGITFPIAIMPEWMRFLSKGIPFTYGIEAARQVMVNGEGLKGASFNIMMCLVEGFIILMLGRILFMAIENKVKESGSLERF; translated from the coding sequence ATGAGAAGACTTCGTACTATTTATGCGGTTTTTTTAAAGGACTTAACACAAATGCTCAGGTATCCTTCTTGGTTTATTCAACTTATAATTTGGCCATTAATCTTTCCATTATTATATATAATGAGTGCAATTGGATTGTCTGGGCCAGACATGTCAGGTATAGAGGCCTTTAAAAATGCAACTGGAACAGGCAGCTATGCTGGGTTTATAGTTGTAGGTACTATGGCCTGGATGTGGGTAAATACAACTATGTGGAGCTTTGGCACCTACCTTAGAGAAGAGCAGACAAGAGGAACACTTGAGTCAAACTGGCTTTGTCCAATAAATAAATTTGACCTTCTTATTGGAGGTGGCCTTGTATCAGTATTTCAAGCTGTATTTATATCCCTTGTATCTGTAATAGAATATAGATTTATTTATGGAATACACTTTACAGGCAGCATACTTCAATGGGTTTTTATATTCATTATAATGATGCCAGGGGTTTACGGCTTAGGTGCTTTGTTTGCCAGTATAATTTTATGGCTTAAGGAAGCTAATGCGGCTGTAAACGTGGCAAGAGGAGTTATGATGATACTTTGTGGAATAACCTTTCCTATAGCTATTATGCCAGAGTGGATGAGGTTTTTGTCAAAGGGAATCCCTTTTACCTATGGCATAGAAGCTGCAAGGCAGGTTATGGTCAATGGAGAAGGACTAAAAGGTGCCAGTTTCAATATTATGATGTGTTTAGTAGAAGGCTTTATAATACTAATGTTAGGAAGAATTCTATTTATGGCTATAGAAAATAAAGTTAAAGAATCCGGTTCTCTTGAGAGATTTTAG
- a CDS encoding YhbD family protein → MEENLISKKDLLELTDISYGQLYRWKRKNLIPEEWFIKKSSYTGQETFFPRDKILERIDKIKNMKDDASLDELAEMFSPVPSDVILSKEELLRRNIVSQMALEIYESFHGEVKVFPFEKILYVGLLEIFLHSGEISLDEGKLILTTMEAHYKNFEGKDCEIVLIRKFGVAVCFLIGLPNEILIETGAKLVLKVNISKAIENLKLKL, encoded by the coding sequence TTGGAAGAGAACTTAATCTCGAAAAAAGACCTTCTTGAGCTAACAGACATCTCCTACGGGCAACTCTACAGGTGGAAGCGCAAGAACCTTATACCTGAGGAATGGTTTATAAAAAAGTCTAGCTATACAGGACAGGAGACATTCTTTCCAAGAGATAAGATACTTGAAAGAATAGATAAGATTAAAAACATGAAGGATGATGCATCGCTTGATGAGCTGGCTGAAATGTTTTCGCCTGTTCCATCAGATGTGATTTTAAGTAAAGAGGAGCTTTTGAGAAGGAACATTGTTTCACAAATGGCGTTAGAGATTTATGAAAGCTTTCATGGGGAAGTTAAAGTGTTTCCTTTTGAAAAAATATTGTATGTTGGGCTATTAGAAATCTTTCTTCATTCTGGAGAAATAAGTTTAGATGAAGGTAAGCTTATTCTCACAACTATGGAAGCTCACTATAAAAATTTTGAGGGTAAAGATTGTGAAATAGTTCTTATAAGAAAGTTTGGTGTAGCTGTATGTTTCTTGATAGGTTTGCCTAATGAAATTTTGATAGAAACAGGAGCAAAGCTGGTTTTGAAGGTTAATATAAGCAAGGCAATTGAAAATTTGAAGCTTAAGCTATAA
- a CDS encoding DUF2089 domain-containing protein: protein MAYRVISKCPICSAKLRVTKLKCSKCNTVIENDFEFSKFEYLSSEQLNFMEVFLKCRGNIKDVEKELGISYPTVRAKLDDVVTALGYTVVKKPAMASKDILDMLEKGEITPEQAINMMKEE, encoded by the coding sequence ATGGCATATAGAGTTATAAGCAAATGTCCTATCTGCAGTGCAAAGCTACGAGTTACAAAGCTTAAGTGCAGTAAATGCAATACGGTAATAGAAAACGACTTTGAATTTTCAAAATTTGAGTACCTAAGCAGCGAGCAGCTTAATTTTATGGAAGTGTTTCTGAAATGCAGAGGCAATATTAAGGATGTTGAAAAGGAGCTTGGAATATCTTATCCAACAGTTAGAGCAAAGCTTGATGATGTGGTTACAGCTCTTGGCTATACAGTAGTTAAAAAGCCAGCAATGGCAAGCAAGGATATATTAGATATGCTTGAAAAAGGTGAAATTACACCAGAGCAAGCTATTAACATGATGAAAGAAGAATAA
- a CDS encoding DHH family phosphoesterase yields the protein MDNKYNYFNAGNRAYMIILAFAIMILFVYGHFLEGIAALIIYGGLVIYNIKRSKVKKDEWKKFIEDFTSKLDIATSSTLIKLPFPLIIVGENGDVAWYNQNATSMLDGEDVLGKNIGTIIKEFNIRQVLNEKRTEFRHINLKDKYYDIYTSIVNTAENISNEDNIVLLYFYEVTEQINLQKSMDDNKASVMMLEVDNLDDVIKTTVEDKRPLLAAQIERTLNNYGQSLNAIFKKYSDNKYILITQDKYIQGEIEKKFEILDSIREINLGNTLAVTLSAGVGRNGDTPQDNYNFALSAKELALGRGGDQVVVKNEEKLSFYGGKTKEVEKRTKVRARVIAHALVDLINGSDRVFVMGHKNPDTDCLGAAIGINSAIRLLNKPCSIVLDNRNSAIKVALEKFQDDEDYTNTFLSPETASKSLTDDSLLIIVDVHNKGYVLDYELVKAFKKIVIIDHHRRSPDAVEGVLLSYIETYASSTSELVTEMLQYMIENPKIKPKEAEVLLAGICVDTKNFYFKTGVRTFEAAGFLRRLGADTIDIKKMFAENLDTYLKKAEIIKSAKVDNGIAVAICPPEIEDNVLAAQAADELLNITGIQASFVIVRIDDEILISGRSLGDVNVQVIMEALGGGGHMTMAGTKLSGLTIEEVLEKLQDTIDKNIKESEK from the coding sequence ATGGATAATAAGTATAATTATTTTAATGCCGGAAATAGAGCTTACATGATTATCCTAGCGTTTGCTATTATGATTCTGTTCGTCTATGGACACTTTTTAGAAGGCATAGCTGCTCTAATTATCTATGGTGGCTTAGTAATCTACAACATAAAGCGTTCAAAGGTTAAAAAAGACGAATGGAAAAAGTTTATTGAAGATTTTACTTCAAAGCTTGATATAGCTACAAGCAGCACGCTTATTAAACTTCCGTTCCCACTTATAATAGTAGGAGAGAATGGAGATGTTGCTTGGTATAATCAAAATGCTACCTCTATGCTTGACGGTGAGGATGTTTTAGGTAAAAATATTGGAACCATAATTAAGGAATTTAATATAAGACAGGTACTAAATGAAAAAAGAACTGAATTTAGACATATAAACTTGAAAGACAAGTATTACGATATATATACAAGCATAGTAAATACTGCTGAAAATATAAGTAACGAGGATAACATAGTGTTGCTTTATTTTTATGAGGTTACTGAACAGATTAACCTTCAAAAGAGCATGGATGATAATAAGGCTTCTGTTATGATGCTTGAAGTAGATAACTTGGATGATGTTATTAAGACTACTGTTGAAGATAAGAGACCTCTTTTAGCTGCTCAGATTGAGAGAACGTTGAACAACTATGGTCAAAGTCTAAATGCAATTTTCAAGAAGTATTCCGACAATAAGTATATTTTGATAACACAAGACAAGTATATACAAGGGGAAATCGAAAAGAAATTTGAAATTTTAGATTCCATAAGAGAAATAAACTTAGGGAATACACTAGCTGTTACTTTGAGTGCTGGTGTTGGGCGTAATGGAGATACGCCACAGGATAACTATAATTTTGCACTATCTGCAAAAGAGCTTGCTCTTGGACGTGGTGGTGATCAGGTTGTAGTTAAAAATGAAGAGAAGCTTTCCTTCTACGGCGGAAAGACTAAGGAAGTTGAAAAGAGAACAAAGGTAAGAGCAAGGGTTATAGCTCATGCATTAGTAGACCTGATTAATGGAAGCGACAGAGTTTTTGTTATGGGGCATAAAAATCCTGATACAGACTGTCTTGGAGCTGCAATAGGCATAAACAGTGCTATTAGGCTTTTGAATAAGCCTTGTTCCATAGTTCTTGATAATAGAAATTCAGCAATAAAGGTGGCTCTCGAAAAGTTTCAGGATGATGAGGACTATACTAATACTTTTTTAAGTCCTGAGACCGCTAGTAAAAGTTTAACCGATGACAGTTTGCTTATTATAGTTGATGTCCATAATAAAGGATATGTATTGGATTATGAGCTTGTTAAGGCCTTTAAGAAGATAGTAATCATAGACCATCACAGAAGGTCGCCAGATGCTGTTGAGGGGGTACTGCTAAGCTATATAGAAACCTATGCCTCTTCAACTTCGGAGCTTGTTACAGAAATGCTTCAATATATGATTGAAAACCCAAAGATAAAGCCTAAGGAGGCAGAAGTGCTTCTTGCAGGAATTTGTGTTGATACAAAGAATTTTTATTTTAAAACTGGTGTAAGAACCTTTGAGGCTGCAGGCTTTTTAAGAAGATTAGGTGCAGATACCATTGACATTAAAAAAATGTTTGCGGAAAATCTGGATACTTATCTCAAAAAAGCTGAAATTATTAAGTCTGCAAAGGTAGACAATGGAATAGCTGTAGCCATATGCCCACCTGAAATAGAAGATAATGTATTGGCTGCCCAAGCAGCGGATGAACTGCTAAATATTACAGGTATTCAAGCATCCTTTGTTATTGTTAGAATAGATGATGAAATACTTATAAGCGGAAGATCCTTGGGTGATGTCAATGTACAAGTAATTATGGAAGCTTTAGGGGGCGGCGGTCACATGACTATGGCTGGAACAAAGCTTAGTGGCTTAACCATTGAAGAAGTT
- a CDS encoding cation diffusion facilitator family transporter, whose product MNSTNYKKIKQVLWVIMFANFAVALLKIIIGSAVKSASITADGFHSLTDGSSNIVGLIGISLAAKPVDREHPYGHRKFETLAGLFIAGMLLFIGGKIIVEAVNRFLNPVSLNIALENLRALIVTLAINIFVCTYEYSQGKKLNSFILLSDSLHTRSDIYVSIGVLITLVCIKLGLPSIIDPIASLIVSLFILHASYEIFKSAGSILVDKAVIDTEKIKNLALEFDQVKGVHNIRSRGSEDDVYIDMHILTEPNMSVEKSHDLIHQIEKKMRKEINNNLQVFVHLEPFYDLIRNAK is encoded by the coding sequence ATGAACTCTACAAATTATAAAAAAATAAAGCAGGTCTTATGGGTTATTATGTTTGCAAATTTCGCAGTAGCCCTACTAAAGATTATAATCGGGAGTGCAGTAAAAAGTGCTAGTATAACTGCAGATGGTTTTCACTCTCTAACAGACGGTTCCTCAAATATTGTGGGGCTCATAGGAATCAGCCTTGCAGCTAAACCAGTAGATAGGGAACACCCTTATGGACATAGAAAATTCGAAACTTTGGCTGGGCTTTTTATAGCTGGAATGCTTCTATTTATAGGAGGGAAAATAATAGTTGAAGCTGTTAACAGATTTTTAAATCCTGTTTCTCTAAATATTGCCTTAGAGAACCTAAGGGCTCTCATTGTCACACTTGCAATTAATATATTTGTCTGCACCTACGAGTATAGTCAGGGTAAAAAATTAAATAGCTTTATACTCCTATCAGATTCACTTCATACAAGAAGTGATATATATGTATCCATTGGAGTTTTAATTACTTTAGTCTGCATTAAACTTGGACTTCCATCTATTATAGATCCAATAGCTTCTTTAATAGTATCCTTATTTATACTTCATGCTTCCTATGAAATTTTTAAATCTGCTGGAAGTATATTAGTCGATAAAGCTGTAATAGACACTGAAAAGATAAAAAATTTAGCCTTGGAATTTGATCAGGTAAAAGGAGTGCATAACATTAGAAGCCGAGGCAGCGAGGATGATGTTTATATAGATATGCACATATTAACAGAACCAAATATGAGCGTAGAAAAATCTCATGATTTGATTCATCAGATTGAAAAGAAAATGAGAAAGGAAATAAATAATAACCTTCAGGTATTTGTGCATCTAGAACCTTTTTATGATTTGATTAGAAATGCAAAATAA
- a CDS encoding ABC transporter permease: MSFKDILIVFRSRFLITAKIYFRYPVNFIMTLFDPIMWLTPFYFMGKSFSVNGKLPGFEKYTGNSDYISFLVIGYMISSYVATVFWTMGFSLKEEMRQGVLESNWSAPVNRIVLMISKSIFNFCATTFEVILTGIVCHFAFGFNLNAGLLKAIGFLIPGIIGMLGLGLVIGSLVLLAKEANGIIDITNATVSAFSGGYFPVKVLPRGFMFVSFALPMTYIYDSSRAILTNQIPLFSLKTEFAIIIATMIGFSLLGSFIFMKVERKCRELGILGGH, translated from the coding sequence ATGAGTTTTAAAGATATACTAATAGTATTTAGATCAAGATTTTTAATAACTGCAAAAATATATTTCAGGTATCCAGTTAATTTCATTATGACACTGTTTGATCCAATAATGTGGCTTACTCCCTTTTATTTCATGGGTAAAAGCTTTTCTGTTAATGGAAAACTTCCGGGTTTTGAAAAGTATACAGGCAACTCAGATTATATTAGCTTTCTCGTTATAGGCTACATGATTTCTTCCTATGTAGCTACAGTATTTTGGACAATGGGCTTTTCGTTAAAGGAAGAGATGCGTCAAGGTGTCTTAGAATCTAATTGGAGCGCACCTGTAAATAGAATTGTACTAATGATAAGCAAAAGTATTTTTAACTTTTGTGCTACTACCTTTGAAGTTATATTAACAGGAATTGTATGTCACTTTGCCTTTGGTTTCAATCTTAATGCAGGGCTTCTTAAGGCTATAGGTTTTTTAATTCCTGGAATAATAGGGATGTTGGGACTAGGTTTAGTGATAGGCTCCCTAGTACTGCTTGCAAAGGAAGCTAACGGAATAATTGATATAACAAATGCCACAGTATCAGCCTTTTCGGGAGGATATTTTCCGGTAAAGGTACTGCCAAGAGGTTTCATGTTTGTATCTTTTGCTCTTCCTATGACTTATATCTACGACAGCAGCAGAGCAATATTAACAAATCAAATACCTTTATTCTCACTTAAAACTGAGTTTGCTATAATTATTGCAACTATGATAGGTTTCTCACTACTTGGAAGTTTTATATTTATGAAGGTAGAGAGAAAGTGCAGAGAGCTTGGAATCTTGGGAGGCCACTAA
- a CDS encoding TasA family protein, translating into MNKFINTFNNKKLLASLILFALTVLLAGASTYTWFTASVVSSGKIQVGTFKLDINDEAKAVIDLGKIQPGEASAEKVIYFSNAGNLDMVLMGNLNLLSEDKVFNNGVGDINAYKIIAKIYKNNDMDPNNLIYETADSKLGEPIVTFNSGLNNNLDPQGGVPKVFASNEKLVCKFRFLLDSSLANNTHQGDDVNIIFEVKARQNIAGAVYSE; encoded by the coding sequence ATGAACAAATTTATTAATACGTTTAATAATAAAAAACTGTTAGCTAGTTTAATATTATTCGCTTTAACAGTACTATTAGCAGGGGCTAGTACCTATACTTGGTTTACCGCTAGTGTAGTCAGCAGTGGTAAAATCCAAGTTGGAACCTTTAAGCTCGACATAAATGATGAGGCTAAAGCTGTAATAGATTTAGGAAAGATACAGCCAGGAGAGGCTTCTGCTGAGAAGGTTATATACTTCAGCAATGCAGGGAACCTCGATATGGTGCTTATGGGAAATCTAAACTTATTATCAGAAGATAAAGTTTTTAATAATGGTGTCGGGGATATCAACGCATATAAAATTATAGCTAAGATATATAAAAACAATGATATGGATCCCAATAATCTTATATATGAAACAGCTGATAGTAAGCTTGGTGAACCTATAGTTACCTTTAATTCCGGACTAAATAACAATTTAGATCCCCAAGGTGGAGTTCCAAAAGTGTTTGCTTCAAATGAAAAACTTGTATGCAAATTTAGATTCTTATTAGATTCCTCTCTAGCTAATAATACTCATCAAGGTGATGACGTTAATATTATTTTTGAGGTGAAGGCAAGGCAAAATATTGCTGGGGCAGTTTACTCTGAGTAG
- a CDS encoding YybS family protein, protein METRKYSTKSTVEAGIISAIIVVLMLITGYVPIMSFMGTLILPVPVALLFIRHDIKVTTAAIVVSTIITAVLFNPIQALLSAISFGLTGLTLGYSIKKDKSSNYTLFLLAVMSLIATILTYIATVFLIQKTTLTEFFTTFINEMNSALTESINMVKSFYSKAGVPEEQFKQIESMFSMFNAEFLINAFASILIFQSIFSAFLNYITAKAVLKRLGYHMKKMTPFTELYINSFAGALIVLPIPLGVYLKAKNLPLGGPILTSGQIIMQYSFLIVGASVAAYYLRNRFKLSNGIITLILLFVSFNPLFASALLYLGIADMIIDFRKVNPNRVLKR, encoded by the coding sequence ATGGAAACTAGAAAATATAGTACTAAGTCTACAGTTGAGGCAGGAATTATTTCAGCTATAATTGTTGTATTAATGCTTATAACAGGGTATGTTCCTATTATGTCCTTCATGGGAACGCTAATTTTACCTGTGCCAGTAGCACTTTTATTTATTCGTCACGATATCAAGGTAACTACAGCTGCTATAGTTGTAAGTACTATTATTACAGCGGTGCTTTTTAATCCAATTCAAGCGCTGCTTTCTGCTATATCCTTTGGATTAACCGGGCTGACTTTAGGCTATAGCATAAAAAAAGACAAAAGCTCGAACTACACCTTGTTTTTACTTGCTGTTATGTCCTTAATAGCTACAATATTAACTTATATTGCAACTGTATTTTTAATACAAAAGACTACATTAACAGAATTTTTTACGACCTTCATAAATGAAATGAATTCAGCTTTAACAGAATCTATTAATATGGTCAAGTCCTTCTATTCTAAGGCTGGCGTACCAGAAGAGCAGTTTAAACAGATTGAGTCGATGTTTAGTATGTTCAATGCTGAGTTTTTAATAAATGCATTTGCATCTATTTTAATATTCCAGTCAATTTTTTCAGCATTTTTGAATTACATTACTGCAAAAGCTGTACTTAAGAGACTAGGTTACCATATGAAGAAGATGACTCCATTTACTGAACTTTATATCAACAGCTTTGCTGGAGCTTTAATAGTACTTCCAATCCCTCTTGGGGTGTATTTAAAGGCAAAAAACCTCCCGCTAGGAGGACCTATATTAACTTCTGGTCAAATAATTATGCAGTACAGCTTCTTAATAGTTGGAGCTTCTGTTGCCGCATATTATTTAAGAAACAGATTTAAGCTTTCCAATGGGATAATAACATTAATTCTTTTGTTTGTTTCTTTTAATCCTCTATTTGCCAGTGCGCTTTTATACCTTGGCATAGCAGATATGATAATAGATTTTAGAAAAGTAAATCCAAATAGGGTCCTAAAAAGATAA
- a CDS encoding polymer-forming cytoskeletal protein yields the protein MNNETVGSLKISGSGSAGGGIYDQVKISGSGKITGNVECNEFHISGSGKVEGNIKAKEFKTSGSSRITGSMEAAEIKISGSSRITGPVQCTEIKVSGSANIEKDLKGDEISISGSEEIGGSLNGENVRISGGIDIEDDCESEEFIARGSFKIGGLLNAGSIDIGVGGFCSAKEIGGEKIVVRELGVSGIWNRIVSMFTSHSVGLTTEIIEGDDIYLEYTTAKIVRGNNVTIGIGCIIDTVEYKNKLDIIDGARVENQIKVD from the coding sequence ATGAATAATGAAACAGTTGGAAGTTTGAAAATATCAGGTTCAGGTAGTGCTGGTGGTGGAATTTATGACCAGGTTAAAATAAGCGGTTCCGGAAAAATTACGGGGAATGTAGAGTGCAATGAGTTCCACATAAGCGGTTCTGGAAAGGTTGAAGGAAATATTAAGGCTAAAGAATTTAAAACTAGTGGATCATCTCGTATTACTGGAAGCATGGAGGCTGCAGAGATTAAAATTAGCGGCTCATCACGTATAACAGGACCTGTACAATGTACTGAAATAAAAGTTTCTGGATCAGCTAATATTGAAAAAGATTTAAAAGGTGATGAAATTAGTATATCTGGATCTGAAGAAATAGGTGGAAGTTTAAATGGGGAAAATGTTCGAATTTCTGGGGGAATAGATATTGAGGATGATTGTGAGTCTGAGGAATTTATTGCAAGAGGTTCTTTTAAAATAGGCGGACTTCTTAATGCAGGCAGCATCGACATAGGAGTTGGAGGATTTTGTTCTGCGAAAGAAATTGGTGGAGAGAAAATTGTAGTTAGAGAATTAGGGGTAAGTGGTATTTGGAATAGAATAGTAAGCATGTTTACAAGCCATAGTGTTGGACTTACAACAGAAATTATTGAAGGTGATGATATTTATCTTGAATATACCACAGCTAAGATTGTTAGAGGAAATAATGTGACTATAGGAATAGGCTGTATCATAGATACAGTAGAATATAAGAATAAGCTAGATATAATTGATGGTGCAAGAGTAGAGAATCAAATTAAGGTAGATTAA
- a CDS encoding ABC transporter ATP-binding protein, with amino-acid sequence MERAVEVKDLKKYFISRKKKFFRTIEKKEFKAVDGVSFDIYKGEIFGLLGPNGAGKTTTIKMITGLLRPTSGSVCVMEKDVDKSPMQALKNIGTVLAGDRSIYWKLTARENLEYFASLYGCNKKEAKKRADEIINRLGLVEKADELVEKFSTGMKQKVALGKALIPNAPVVLLDEPTLGLDPQSALNLREIIMDIKQEGRTVLLTTHYMEEADFLCDRIAIIDGGKIIALDTPENLKKSINEVKSIKIELTKADDKLINEIKSLENIKNVINDYNSEKRNYTLTVHHTNGNTIIQKLLDCISKNKSQILNINVLEPSLEDVFIHLTGKSLRE; translated from the coding sequence ATGGAGAGAGCTGTTGAGGTTAAAGATTTAAAAAAGTATTTTATCAGTAGAAAAAAGAAGTTTTTTAGAACTATAGAAAAGAAGGAATTTAAGGCTGTAGATGGAGTTAGTTTTGATATATATAAAGGAGAAATTTTTGGTCTGCTTGGTCCAAATGGAGCGGGAAAAACTACAACTATAAAGATGATTACAGGCCTTTTGAGACCAACCTCCGGAAGTGTATGTGTTATGGAAAAAGACGTAGATAAAAGTCCTATGCAGGCACTTAAAAATATAGGTACTGTACTGGCAGGAGATAGGAGTATATATTGGAAGCTTACGGCTCGTGAAAACCTTGAATATTTTGCTTCTCTTTATGGTTGCAATAAAAAAGAAGCAAAAAAGAGGGCTGATGAGATAATAAACAGGCTTGGTTTAGTAGAAAAAGCAGATGAACTTGTTGAAAAGTTCTCAACAGGTATGAAGCAAAAGGTTGCCTTAGGTAAGGCCTTAATTCCAAATGCTCCAGTGGTTCTTCTAGATGAACCAACCCTAGGACTGGATCCGCAGTCAGCGCTTAATCTAAGAGAAATAATTATGGATATAAAGCAGGAAGGCAGAACGGTGCTTTTAACTACTCACTATATGGAGGAAGCGGATTTTCTCTGCGATAGAATTGCTATTATAGATGGTGGGAAAATAATTGCATTGGATACTCCTGAAAATCTTAAGAAAAGTATTAACGAAGTAAAAAGCATAAAAATTGAACTTACTAAAGCAGACGATAAACTAATCAATGAAATAAAGTCACTTGAAAATATAAAGAACGTCATAAATGATTACAACTCTGAGAAAAGAAACTACACTTTAACTGTACATCACACCAATGGAAATACTATAATTCAAAAGCTGTTAGACTGTATATCTAAAAACAAATCCCAAATATTAAATATAAATGTACTTGAGCCTTCTCTTGAGGATGTATTTATTCACCTTACAGGCAAGAGTTTGAGAGAGTAG